DNA sequence from the Thunnus albacares chromosome 22, fThuAlb1.1, whole genome shotgun sequence genome:
TTGCAGAAGAATGATGAGTAAAGAAGTATGAAACTGTGTGGGCAAAGTTAGATAAGGGTATGGTTACAAAGTACCAGGAATGCAGCACCAAGAGGACCAGATATGGTCAAGGACTGTTGCGAGGAAACAGCTGTGAGAAGCACACATGAGAGGCCAGAGGTCATGGTAGAAAGCCACACAGTGCAGGAATACTCACAATTGCGGAACCCCAGattcaatatgaacaggagaacGTAACGGAAACTAGACCGGCTCTTGACACAAAAGACTGCTGAAATCGTGCATCACAAAGGAAGACAAAAAAGGCTCAGAATAGATATGATTGACAATAAAAGATAGGTGAGTGCTTTTGAACGCAACAGCCAGAAAGCCCAACAAATGACAAGGCGtattatgtaattttatttcaattgTGAGCCATAGTCATCCGCCTACCTTACTAACCCCCTGCTAGTGACGCTCCAGCAGACTTCACTTGTAGTACAATATTTCCACTTTACTTTGAATTCATTTTCTTTGccactgcagcaaaaaaagTTACACAAATCTGGCATGGCAAAACCAAATAGTGAGGAATATTAAAACTTTATTGgcatttattaaaacaaaacaagacttcTGCTTGCAAAATCACATCTGCCTGAAAGTTCAACAAGCTCTAGTAGAGCACCTTAGCTGCACTGCCAACACTGGCAGCTGCTGGCAAGAAAATATCACAtctatgatgatgatgttgaggATTATGAGGATGATGACCACATGGCAACAGAAACCACCCTCCGAGATTAATGAAAACAAGCCACCAAACACCAGCCATGACATTCAAACTCAGTCCAGCTTGAGGTGTAATGTAAAGAAAAGATGGAATATAACactgtgcttgtttttgcctAAGGCCCTTTGATTACGACATTGACAACACATGACTGATGTTCTCAAATGTCTTCAatcatttggatttttttgtaattaaatgctttattgttttatcttattttgaAACTGCAATGTCTAAACTACACATCAGAACCCTAATTTGACTGTAGGCTCGTTTGGGTTTCTAAAATTAAGAAAATCCATCTTTTAAGACTGAATTTGCCTAACTTGGGTCCCTTGTCAAAAAGGTTTAACAGTCCATATCTCTCAACTTCAACCTGCAGCCACACGATATGCTGTAAGACTTTTACCTCACACACGGGGGACACATTGACAGCCTTGACCACAGGCATGAGAGCAGCAGTGTGAGTTTTCACCACCACACCAGGAGCAGAGACGTCCAACGGCACAAACACTGTCCTCTCCTTATTAGTGTGACACTGATAGATAAAACAAGTTTTGACCATAAACACATACATCCATATTATCAAAAGATCTTCTCAGCTTTGGGACATATTGACATTTTCTAGAATTGACTATCCCAGAACTGGCATGACGCATGAACTAGCATTTAGATCATTTATGAAATTCATTCACACTATGGAGAATGTATGTTTGAGGAATGCCTGGTGTAACACAAGTGCATGCCTTGACTCCTCTCAAGTACTTATGATTGTGAGAAGTGCAGAGAATTTATGGGCACACACATGGGCTATTTCCGACCCTTGATACTGACATTAGATACTTTGTGTGTGAAGATAAAAGGTCTCTTGCTCTGTCAGTTCTAAATCAAGCCTTACACTCAGTAATGcaccatttatttttctgtggttTACGTCTGTGGTGTTACAACAACATTGCTATGATTCTACTTTATTCAATCCACCATGAAACCCCTGACTGGGTTGTTTGGAATTATTGTAAATTATGTgcttttcatgttgttggtatCCACTTCTAATGcttttcacttgttttcagtgttttaaatgaaCTCTTAAGGAATGTTGAAAGGATTTCtgccactttttaaaaaaaatcctgaatatAATGTAACATTacttctatttaaaaaaaacatttaaaaaaatatagcaatattaatatattttaaaatgaatatggTTGTTGagaatgttattattatgtatatttattatagGCTATCGGCCCATATACAGTTCTCGCTGGTAGGCAGAACGCGGATTGATCACGCGGGTCAGTTAACCAATAAGAAGGCTCCCTGCAGACGCGCGCTACTTGATTCAGGAAGTACACATTTTCATGTCGTGTCGTATTTTCCTTTCTGTTAGCGAGAAAAGTCTTCAGAAATCCTCAAACTGACAGCTTTTTAGGTGAATTAGGAGCACAATTCAGCCGAAAATGTCTGCTGCTCCAGAGTCTACAAACGTTTCATCGCTTGGGAAGGGAGACAGTTTGCATCAACAGGGTAAGAAAACAAGCTTACTACGTTAACTGTTGTTAACTTGCCATGATAAAATATAGAAACGGTGGCTTGCAACCTAATTTATTTCAGACAAATTAATGCCGTGCATGACAAAAGTAATATTTTCTATGGGTTAATGTGAAAGTAGGCTACGTTGGCTGAATTTGAAAGTAGCTAGTAGTATGTATTTAGTCACATTTGTAGAGTTGTGCTGTTGTGAATCTCCAGACAGTGATTTACATCGCTTTACATCATTTAATGTAACGTTATATATACTGTCCTCCCACCCAGTTCTCGCCTCCTTCCCACTGTGTGACATGACAGAGGAGGACCTGACCCAGAACCCTCAGTTCTGTAAACTCCTGGCCACCCTGGCACAACATGTGGACCAAACTGGACTCACTGTCCCACTGAAAACAGAGCTGGACAAGGTATCAGCAGACACTGTGCTCACACCGTCAGTATCTTCCACATCTGACATACACATTTGCAATGCACAGTGCAGTGTTACCATGATGCAGCAAAGTAAACTAAAGTTGGACCGAACAGCTAAAGTACCTGTGTTAAGTTTGaacacaccttctcattcaagggtttttctttagttttactattctacattgtagaacaatactgaagacatcaagaCTATATAATAACACATATGGAAttgtgtagtaaacaaaaacgTATTAAATCAACCAAAATGTCTTTCTTATTTTAGATTTCTTTAAGTAGCCACTGTTTgctttgatgacagctttgcacactgtTAGCAATATcttaaccagcttcatgaggtgATCACCTTGGATGCTTTTCCATTAGTCTTAAAGGAGTTCCCACATATTCTGAGCACTTGTTAGCTGCTTTTCTTTCACTCACTCATCCCAAACCATCTCAACTGGGTGAATGTGGAAGCCAGGTCACCTGATGCAGCGCTCCATCACTCTGTTTTTTTAGTCAAATAGCCCTGACAGagcctggaggtgtgttttGGGTCACTGTCTTGTCGAAAAACAAATGAAGGTCCCACTAAGCACAAACCAGATGGGATGGCGTCTCGCTGCAGAATGTTGTGGTAGCCATGCTGGTTGAGTGTGCCTTGAATTCTGaataaatgacacacacacacacaccatcacaccatcacactaATACACGACAGCTggaaccaaaaatgtcaaatgtgtaCTCATCAGACCAAAGTACAGATTTTCACTGGTCTAATGTCCATTCCTTGTGTTTCTTGGCACAAGCAATTCTCTTCTTCTTATTGGTGTCTCTCAGTAGTTGTTTCTTTGCAGCAAATCGACCATAAAGGCCTGATTCACACAGTCTCCTCTGAACAGTTGATGTCGAGATGTGTCTGCTGCTTGAACTCTGGGAAGCATTGGTGAGCGCTCTAATCTGAGGTGCAGTTAATTGGTGATTTCTAAAGCTGGTAACTCTAATGAACTTATCCTCTGCAGCAGAGATAACCCTTGATCCTCCTTACCTGGGGCGGTCCTCTTGAGAGCCGGTGTCATCATAGCGTTTGATGGTTTAGGCGACTACACTTGAAGAAACTTTCAAGGTTGTTGAAATTTTCTGGATTGACAGGCTTCATGTCTTAAAGAAATGATGATTGTCGTTTCTCTTTACTTAGTTGAGCAGTTCTAGCCATAACAAGGATTACTACAGTAGTGGAATAGGGCCGTTTGCTGTATACCAACACTACCTCAGCACAACAAAACTGATGGTCTCAAACACATTAAGGAGGCAAGAAATTCCACTAGAAATTTCACCTGTTCATTGAAAACCATTCCAGGTGACaacctcatgaagctggttgAGAGAATGTCAGGAGTGCAAAGCAAACactttgaggaatctaaaatatgaaacatactttggtttttgtgaCACTTTGTTTGCTACATGATTCCATATGtgttacttttatatttttgatgtcttcagtgttgttctacaatgtaaaaaatggGTCATTCTGTGTCAAATCAGATAAGGTTGTTGCAGCACCGTCTCAGTTTTTGTTCAGACCTTGTCTATATCATAAATGGTCCCAAAACTAAGGCctgtaaaatatttctgttcaaattctgtgttttcatatttttcagcCCTTGCTATTATTTACTCTTTATAGCCTCAAAAACGCCTTGTCTGGGAAGCCATGTTTGGGCATTAATATCTTGACAAGGATTGTTCTTAGCCTCGCCAGTCATTGTAGGATAGAAGACAAGCATGTGTTCTGTATGCCAAAACCATTAAAAGCCTGTACTGCATGCCATTTTATGTTTATAAGGCCCTAGATTtggaaaaaagtgcaaaattccTAAACGAGAGTGATATTGAGGTTACTACAAACCCACATTTTTGCACCAATATGAtatcaatcattattttttctttaaaaacaatcttttatTAACTTTTTGTCAATATTTGAGATCTCTACCACCAATGGATATGAAgatattatgaataaaacaaagcaTGGTGGCATATTTTGGTCATTTCAAAATGATATGTGGGGTAGCTAGTGGGAGCATGAAAATGTACATGGACATTTTTTGATGTATGATTATTAAGGGTCAAAAATGCTAATgtccttctgtttttccttcataCAAAAATAGACACAGATTTGAAAGATACTTTACTTATGGCAAAAAACGTCCATTTcaggattacatttttttgcctCAGTATCTCCATGATTATTGAATTTCTGAGTCATAGGAATTGTAAGAAATAAAggataaacatgttttcagtatgTTCATTGGAATAAAGGGCATTTGAGATGGGATTGTGTCTCTGCTAAGGTCCTGGATattgaaaataagtgaaatatttgGATAAAACCTCTGGCATAAGGAGGAATAAGTGGTATATAAATGGCCCTTTCAAGCTCCAGTGGGAGTATCTGAATGTGTTTCCACATAAAAGGTTGGatgtgtttattaattatttattgatgaCTTATAGTAAAATGAACCTAcagaaaacatgtatttcttttACCCCAATCAATATTTCAGAGGCTGGGATGCACATAAGTACAGATAATAAGGGAAGACCCTGCTTCTTCattatggatgtttttttttccccctagaGTTATAACAATGCCTTTAACTATGTGTATTTATCTATGAAGAGAACATGGAAGGACATTGGCACTTTGTACACTAAATGACTATACATGAAGCTACTtccacatacattttcatgttccTACTAGCTACCCCACATACCATTTTGGTCCTATGAAAATGCTACCATgccttgttttattcataatataTTCATGTCCATTGGTGGTAGAGACCTCAAATATTGgcacaaaattaataaaagattGTATTTGAAGAAAAGATAATGATTGATACCAGATGGGTGCAAAAATggatttataataaaaataataaataaagtataataTATAGACAAACTTTGTACAAATTCTGAGATGAGTTGGAATGACCCAAATAGTAAAAATCATATTGAAGATTGAATGAGTAggtgtatccaaacttttgactggtactgtataagCCTGTTGGATTTGCTGCTTAGTTATTGATATTTAATTGCACTGTAAGCAGTGACTTACCGACCTCTACTGGCAACCAGTAAGAATTGCAGTAACATGCACAGATCTGAGTTTAGGTTTTGTGTATCCATGATTATGTGCTTACACATGTGGCTGCTTTTCTCCAGGCTGAGCAGAGGCTGCAGGGCCAGAGGCGTCTCTGGCTGCGATCTGAGAGCCTCCACAAAGGGCTGCAAGAGATGATCCAGGACCACTGTGTCAGGAAGCAACATAGCACCGTACCCCCTGACCAGAACATGGTACACTTTACATACACTACTCATTCACACATGccacaaatgcacaaacagcTGTCAGTAAATCATTGCATGTGTATTTTTGGTCATTAAAGCCCCACTAAACGACTTCTCTTGCACATAGTCAGCTCCAAATGGCAGCtaaagaaaactgaaacatttgaatTTCAGTACCCAGATATCTACCTTGTAATATGACATGTGCACATCATGTTTACTGTAGACTGCTGTCCAGGACACACAAATCAGCAGTGTTTTAGAGAGTGATGACACTCATTTCATACaagataaaaatacacaataactGTCATGTAACACTTGCTTtggttgttggtgtgtgtgtgtagttctaTGTGACGATGGAGAAGTGTCTCTTGGTGGCTCAGTGTGTCAGACAGCTGGATCCCAGTAGCACTACCAACCAGGACCAGCCCTCTGTTCTGGGCCTGAACCCCCAACAGGTGATGGAGCTCATGCCATTAGAGAAGGTGAGTCATAAAAATACCCACATACTTAGAGGTAAATTCTTGGTTTTTTGTGAGTATGTGTGGATTTGTGTAACAAAACTGAAATTAGTTTTGATCTCACGGCAAAATATGTTTAATGGTATAAGAGCAGGAAAATAAAATTGGCACCAAACCTCTTTTTATATTGATTATCAATACAAGATGTGTGTTTTGCCTGTCaatgctgtatttattttttaccagAATGTGAAAAGAATGAAACAGAGTCTACCCAGAGAGCTGGAGAAACATCTAAAGAAAAAGTGTCTGAGCCTCCTCTCCTACTGCCAACCTGAATGTGGTACA
Encoded proteins:
- the haus4 gene encoding HAUS augmin-like complex subunit 4, with amino-acid sequence MSAAPESTNVSSLGKGDSLHQQVLASFPLCDMTEEDLTQNPQFCKLLATLAQHVDQTGLTVPLKTELDKAEQRLQGQRRLWLRSESLHKGLQEMIQDHCVRKQHSTVPPDQNMFYVTMEKCLLVAQCVRQLDPSSTTNQDQPSVLGLNPQQVMELMPLEKNVKRMKQSLPRELEKHLKKKCLSLLSYCQPECENESEGLKNSKLSHLSAQLDKEKKRAESLKEICQENTVLLQRQVQLYLSELTKCIQLLQSLILDHRLRIQADLDRKKLDYFESKCELLIQKIKTEMVEIQLDTYTADSISAHRKIRGKLESELKDCQVEKQSMELKLASFEILGKEFEALAEEYCKIRQEIEVKNWALKELTKYNNK